CGATCTGGCGGAGGACGGCGTGCGCGAGCGCGAAGTTCGCGACGCCTATGATGCGTTCGACCTGCCGATTTTTTCAGTGTCGAACGAGACGGGAGCGGGTTGTGAGGTCTTGCGCGCGGAAATCGCGCACGGGGTCACGGCTTTGGCGGGCAATTCGGGCGTGGGGAAAAGTTCGCTGGTGAATCGGTTGGTTCCGGGATCGGATCTACGCACGCGGGAGATCAGCGCGTGGAGCGGCAAGGGCACGCACATGACTTCGGCAGCGCTGTTGGTGCCTTTCGGGGCGCCGCTCCCTACCCCCCCCGCGAGCGGGGCGGCAGCCGATTCATCTTTTCTGATCGATACTCCCGGGATGAAGAGTTTCACGCCGTGGGGGATTGACCGCGCGAGTTTGATTGAGCTGTTTCCGGATTTGCATGAGCATGCGGTGAATTGCCGGTTCACGAATTGCGGTCATGCGGGCGAGCCGGGCTGCGCGATTCAGATCGCGGTAGAGTCCGGGGCGTTAGCGGCGTCGCGGTTGAAGTCGTACGTGCGGATTATTGGAGAATTATCATGATGTACGGTGAAACATGTCGTCTTGATTTTCAGCACAATTATTGCTATATTTGTGGACAAACCAAGGTCGGTTGTTCTGTGTTATTTCTATAATATCAAGTATTAAACGAGGACATCTGTGCGGACATTTCAAACGACGCATCCGTGGCTCAAGTTTGAGTTTGATCCCTCTACATTTCCTGCCAAGTTGTGGCTGTTGCTCGGCGAGTGTCAGTCCAAATGTGAGCACTTGGCGGGTGTTCCGCTATTGCCGGAGACAGCCAGTAGGATCAATCGTTATTACCTTGCCCGCGGTGCCAAAGCGACGACAGCGATTGAGGGAAACACACTGACCGACGAACAAGTCGGACTTGAGATTGAAGGGAAGCTCACGCTCCCGCCGTCACAAGCTTACTTGATAACGGAAGTGCGCAACATTGCGAGAGCGTACGACGATATCTTCAACCAGATGTTCGTGGGACGATCAATTCCCGGAAGCCATTTCGCCGGACTGAAGACCGACCGAATTTGCGATTTCAACAGGTGGATCCTTCGGGACCTTCCCCTCGCCCAACACGTAATCCCCGGCCAAATCAGAACACACGCGATTGCGGTGGGAATGTATCGCGGCGCGCCCGCTGAAGACTGTGCATACCTGCTTGATCGAATGACCGAGTGGATAGCATCGCTTTCGATCACCGATGAATCCCCAATCGTGAACGGCATCGTCAACGCACTGTTGGTCCATCTCTACATCGCATGGATCCACCCCTTCTCCGATGGCAACGGCAGAACAGCGCGACTGGTCGAATATCAAATCCTGCTTCAAGCGGGCATCCCGGCGCCCGCAGTGCACTTGATGAGCAATCACTTTAACGCGACTCGATCTGAATACTACCGCCAGCTTGAGGAAGCCTCGATTTCCGGCGGCGACGTGATTCCCTTTCTTGAGTACGCGGTAACGGGATTTCGCGACGGGCTCAGAGATCAACTCGCGTACGTTCGCGAGCAGCAAGTTGACGTGATGTGGCGCGACCTGATCTTCCAGAGGTTCGGCTCGTCGCAGGCGACCGCCGACCGGCGTCGCCGAGATCTCATGCATGACCTGACGGCGCGGGGCACTCCGGTCAGTCAGAAGGAGCTTACCAGCATTTCCGGACGCGTTGCTCAGGCTTACGCGCAGGTGACACCGAAGACGCTGGCGCGGGATCTCGGCGTGCTGAAGTCTGAGCGGTTGGTAACCGTGGATGTCGAAGGCAACTTACTTCCCAATAAGCGTATCATCCTCTCCTACCTCCCGCCCACGCTGTGCCCATAGATCGGACCGCGCTTGGACGGGTTGTTTCCGGCGTCCCATCGCGGCCGACACCTCCCGGAATTTAGACCTCGGGCTCTTCACTCCTCACCATTCAATTACGTCATCGTGCATCACTTAATCATTGGTTTTTGTGCCGCGGGGGCGAACGCGGCGGAGTCGCTTCGTCGGCAGGATCCCGAGGCGGAGATCACCATCTTGAACGGCGACTCGCGGCACTTTTATCTGCGGCTCGATCTCGAAGGCGTGTTCGAGGAGAAGCCGCTGGAACGGCTGCAGCCGCGGCCGCCCTACTGGTGGGCCGAGCGGCGGATTCGCGTACTGAACGAGCGTGCGCTGCGCGTGGATGTCGGCCGGAAGCAGGTATTCGGCCA
The candidate division KSB1 bacterium DNA segment above includes these coding regions:
- a CDS encoding Fic family protein yields the protein MRTFQTTHPWLKFEFDPSTFPAKLWLLLGECQSKCEHLAGVPLLPETASRINRYYLARGAKATTAIEGNTLTDEQVGLEIEGKLTLPPSQAYLITEVRNIARAYDDIFNQMFVGRSIPGSHFAGLKTDRICDFNRWILRDLPLAQHVIPGQIRTHAIAVGMYRGAPAEDCAYLLDRMTEWIASLSITDESPIVNGIVNALLVHLYIAWIHPFSDGNGRTARLVEYQILLQAGIPAPAVHLMSNHFNATRSEYYRQLEEASISGGDVIPFLEYAVTGFRDGLRDQLAYVREQQVDVMWRDLIFQRFGSSQATADRRRRDLMHDLTARGTPVSQKELTSISGRVAQAYAQVTPKTLARDLGVLKSERLVTVDVEGNLLPNKRIILSYLPPTLCP
- the rsgA gene encoding ribosome small subunit-dependent GTPase A, with product MAERGRVALVAGKRCAVTRDSGEAVDALARGRLFARGEQPLVVGDRVELSREGEQWMIESAEARSNEFVRKGLRSERQVLFANVDRVLIIAALAHPPTKTATMDRFLVAALRGGVPPLLVLTKRDLAEDGVREREVRDAYDAFDLPIFSVSNETGAGCEVLRAEIAHGVTALAGNSGVGKSSLVNRLVPGSDLRTREISAWSGKGTHMTSAALLVPFGAPLPTPPASGAAADSSFLIDTPGMKSFTPWGIDRASLIELFPDLHEHAVNCRFTNCGHAGEPGCAIQIAVESGALAASRLKSYVRIIGELS